The Primulina huaijiensis isolate GDHJ02 chromosome 17, ASM1229523v2, whole genome shotgun sequence genome window below encodes:
- the LOC140962741 gene encoding subtilisin-like protease SBT1.8, with protein sequence MAPVIWFSAIAVVLQACILLASSKRTYIIHMKHYQKPASYATHSEWYADHFQSLTSGDSDSLLYVYESAYHGFAAVLSPEEAQFLSQSDSVLGVFEDEIYTLHTTRSPEFLGLGDDSATWAGHSLHELNQASKDVVIGVLDTGVWPESKSFSDKTMSDVPARWRGECEAAADFDPKIHCNKKLIGARFFSKGYDMSAGAKESQSPRDNDGHGTHTASTAAGSQVDNSSLLGYARGNARGMATHARLATYKVCWKSGCLGSDILAAMDRAILDGVNVLSLSLGGGSATYFRDTIAIGAFAAMEKGILVSCSAGNSGPTKASLANVAPWIITVGAGTIDRDFPAFATFGNGQKYTGVSLYSGGGMGHNLVELVYDKGSNGSSNLCLPGSLDSSTVRGKVVLCDRGISARVEKGAVVRDAGGIGMILANTAANGEELVADSHLLPAMAVGRKVGDMMRQYVRTERNPRAVLSFGGTVVDVKPSPVVAAFSSRGPNMVTPEILKPDVIGPGVNILAGWSQAVGPTGLEKDKRKTMFNIMSGTSMSCPHISGLAALLKAAHPDWSPSAIKSSLMTTAYTLDNSNSPLRDAADYSLSTPWAYGAGHVDPQKALSPGLVYDATPEDYISFLCSLDYSVSMVQIFAKRPNVTCARKFRDPGQLNYPSFSVLFRKSRVVRYTRELTNVGAAGSVYTVSVDAPSMVSVTVKPSTLVFPNLGDKQRYTVTFVSQKGAHLLARSAFGSISWRNSQHLVKSPVAFSWTRL encoded by the exons ACGTCTACGAGTCTGCTTATCACGGTTTCGCAGCCGTGCTTTCGCCGGAGGAGGCGCAGTTCCTCAGCCAGTCGGATTCGGTTCTTGGAGTTTTTGAAGACGAAATTTACACTCTTCACACCACGCGTTCTCCGGAATTTCTGGGTTTGGGAGATGATTCCGCCACGTGGGCTGGGCACAGCCTGCATGAACTGAATCAGGCCTCGAAAGATGTTGTTATTGGGGTTCTCGATACCGGGGTGTGGCcggaatcaaagtctttcagcgaCAAAACAATGTCTGATGTACCGGCGAGGTGGCGCGGTGAGTGCGAGGCGGCTGCTGATTTTGATCCTAAAATCCACTGTAACAAGAAGTTAATTGGTGCCCGATTCTTCTCCAAAGGATACGACATGTCAGCCGGGGCGAAGGAATCTCAGTCCCCACGCGATAACGATGGCCATGGTACACATACAGCGAGCACTGCAGCCGGGTCTCAGGTGGACAACTCTAGCCTCTTGGGTTATGCCAGAGGAAACGCCCGCGGGATGGCGACTCATGCCCGATTGGCGACCTACAAAGTGTGTTGGAAATCGGGTTGTCTCGGTTCCGACATACTTGCTGCAATGGACCGTGCTATCCTCGATGGGGTTAATGTGCTGTCTCTGTCTCTGGGCGGCGGATCTGCAACGTACTTCCGTGACACCATTGCTATTGGTGCCTTCGCAGCCATGGAGAAAGGTATTTTAGTCTCATGCTCGGCAGGAAACAGCGGTCCTACAAAAGCTTCTCTTGCAAATGTTGCGCCGTGGATCATAACTGTCGGAGCTGGCACAATTGACAGGGATTTCCCAGCATTTGCCACATTTGGCAATGGCCAGAAATATACAGGGGTGTCATTGTACAGTGGAGGAGGAATGGGGCATAATTTAGTGGAATTGGTCTACGATAAAGGCAGCAATGGCTCCAGCAATTTGTGCTTGCCTGGTTCTCTGGACTCATCAACGGTGCGTGGAAAGGTCGTGCTTTGCGATAGAGGGATCAGCGCTCGCGTGGAGAAGGGTGCAGTAGTGAGAGACGCAGGTGGGATAGGAATGATACTGGCGAACACGGCGGCGAATGGGGAGGAGCTGGTGGCGGACAGCCACTTGTTACCCGCGATGGCGGTGGGGAGGAAAGTGGGCGACATGATGAGGCAGTACGTGCGGACGGAGAGGAATCCGAGGGCGGTGTTGAGTTTCGGCGGGACGGTGGTGGACGTGAAGCCGTCGCCGGTGGTGGCGGCGTTCAGCTCGAGAGGGCCCAACATGGTGACTCCGGAGATCCTGAAGCCAGATGTGATCGGGCCTGGCGTGAATATCTTGGCAGGTTGGTCTCAGGCTGTGGGGCCCACCGGGCTTGAGAAGGACAAGAGGAAGACCATGTTCAACATCATGTCTG GTACATCCATGTCTTGCCCCCACATAAGTGGACTAGCTGCATTATTGAAAGCAGCGCATCCCGACTGGAGCCCGAGTGCCATCAAATCCTCTCTGATGACAACGGCCTACACGCTCGACAACAGCAACTCCCCTCTCCGTGATGCTGCCGACTACTCGCTTTCAACTCCGTGGGCATATGGAGCTGGCCATGTTGACCCCCAGAAGGCCCTATCTCCAGGGCTTGTATACGATGCCACCCCAGAAGATTACATATCATTCCTCTGTTCCTTGGATTACTCTGTTTCGATGGTGCAGATATTTGCAAAGCGTCCAAACGTCACTTGTGCCAGGAAATTTCGAGACCCTGGCCAGCTCAACTATCCCTCATTCTCGGTGTTGTTTAGGAAGTCGAGGGTAGTTCGATACACCCGGGAACTGACCAATGTGGGAGCTGCAGGTTCTGTCTACACAGTTTCTGTCGATGCACCCTCTATGGTTTCCGTTACTGTGAAGCCATCAACTCTCGTTTTTCCGAATTTGGGTGATAAGCAACGGTACACAGTCACATTTGTGTCGCAGAAGGGCGCACACCTACTGGCTCGAAGTGCATTTGGGTCCATTTCATGGAGGAACTCGCAGCATCTAGTGAAGAGCCCGGTTGCTTTCTCTTGGACGCGATTATGA
- the LOC140963524 gene encoding guanine nucleotide-binding protein subunit gamma 3-like, which translates to MEGSRGNGSVSALPPPRPKSPPEYPDLYRKRRELAKIQMLQREIGFLEEELKSADGFQQASRSCKEVAEFITSNADPLIPTSRTKEIRRPQGFGKWLCGVSCFHLSGICTTDPEIPPCSKCPCSGGLCVSCRVPVFSCGSCSNTGRLNKSKCCWNCCIPKFPSCMTCSCSRIKCTYPKCVVVNFCCCYKNCCWPSYFCY; encoded by the exons ATGGAAGGTTCAAGGGGCAACGGTTCGGTGTCGGCTCTCCCGCCGCCGAGGCCGAAGTCGCCGCCGGAGTATCCTGATTTGTATCGGAAGCGGCGGGAGTTGGCCAAGATTCAGATGCTGCAGAGGGAAATTGGCTTTCTTGAG GAAGAGTTGAAGTCTGCCGATGGGTTTCAACAAGCTTCAAGATCCTGTAAAGA GGTTGCGGAATTCATAACATCAAATGCAGATCCTCTGATCCCTAC AAGCAGAACCAAGGAAATTCGCAGGCCTCAGGGCTTCGGGAAATGGCTCTG TGGAGTATCTTGTTTCCATTTGTCCGGGATCTGCACAACCGATCCAGAGATACCACCATGCAGCAAATGTCCTTGCAGCGGTGGCCTATGTGTGAGCTGCCGAGTGCCTGTATTCTCTTGTGGCTCCTGCTCGAACACAGGACGCCTTAATAAGTCCAAGTGCTGTTGGAACTGCTGTATTCCCAAGTTTCCTTCATGTATGACTTGCTCATGCTCCAGAATTAAGTGTACGTATCCCAAGTGTGTGGTGGTAAATTTTTGTTGTTGCTACAAAAACTGCTGCTGGCCTAGCTACTTTTGCTATTAA